A genomic region of Lytechinus pictus isolate F3 Inbred unplaced genomic scaffold, Lp3.0 scaffold_25, whole genome shotgun sequence contains the following coding sequences:
- the LOC129270700 gene encoding uncharacterized protein LOC129270700: MWRWMHQMPPYFHWNLQNPPLSQQATPMITSTTTAQPSAPPTPLLPPQPPPPPPPPIPLKLAAADGGDSEETTSIFQRLEFIISISVISAVIIILVVIAVVLAIVARRRKLEAERRTKRLQMKRASSAHRSFHMTCLHNDMYRFKPDPEEIKSNTI; this comes from the exons ATGTGGAGATGGATGCATCAGATGCCCCCATATTTCCATTGGAATCTACAAAACCCACCACTGTCACAACAAGCAACGCCAATGATAACATCAACGACAACGGCACAACCCTCAGCCCCTCCGACTCCTCTTCTACCACCGCAACCCCCACCTCCTCCCCCGCCACCGATTCCTTTGAAATTAGCAGCTGCAGATGGAGGTGACTCGG AGGAGACGACTAGTATCTTCCAGCGACTGGAATTCATCATCTCGATATCTGTGATCTCTGCCGTGATCATCATCCTGGTCGTCATCGCTGTTGTCCTTGCCATCGTGGCACGGCGACGGAAGCTCGAGGCGGAGAGGCGCACCAAGAGACTGCAGATGAAGCGAGCTTCGTCTGCCCATCGTTCCTTTCACATGACATGCCTACACAATGATATGTACAGATTCAAACCAGATCCTGAAGAAATCAAATCCAATACAATATGA